The region AGGCTGCAGGCTAAAGTCACTGGAGGGAGAATGCTGGTGGTTGGCAACATTCCCGTTGCGGAGTTGTCAGCAGCCCTTGGTGAATATTCCGGGAAAGTCTGCGTTGCAGCGTTTAACAGTCCTTTGTCTTGCACATTATCAGGAGATGAAGCGTCTGTCCACGCCATTCAGAAAGATCTGGCTGAGCACTTCAGTAAAAGAAACATCTTTCTTCATGTTTTAAATGTGCCAGCTGCATATCACAGCCAAATGATGGATCCAGTACTAACTGAGGTAGTAGAAAATCTATCAGAATTGAAGAAAGGGAAGCCAGAGATTGACCTAATTTCCACAGCAACAGGGAAGGCCGTTTCAGATGGTGATTTTGTTACAGGTACCTACTGGGCCAGACAGCTTCGGGATCCTGTTTTTTTTGCAGAGGCTATAACAACTGCAGCAAAAAGCAGAGATGATCCTGTATTTGTGGAAATTGGTCCCCAGAGTGCACTGAAAAGATATATAATTGAAGCATTAGGGACACAAGCTAAAGTTTTTCCTTCCTTGCACCTTGACAAAGAGTATATGACACTTCTCACACTTGTTAAAGGCCTTTTTGAATTGGGAGTCAATCCAGATTGGGAGCACATCTATGCAGGATATCAGAGTGTACCAGCAGCCTATCCCAGGTATCAATTTGATCACAAGAAGCTCATGTCATTTTTAAACGTGCTCCAGCAGCCAACTCAAACCAAGCCGAACACAAACCACCTGTCAATTCATAATGTCAGCAATGACAGTTCAGAATTCAAGTATTCCATATCTCAAACAGTGACTCCATATCTGTACGAGCACAAGCTCAATGGTGTTGCTCTGGTTCCTGGTGCCTTTTTTGTTGAACTTGCTTTGTCAGCTGTGATGGCTAGctcaggaaggaaggagcccTTAAGTTTGTCTCAGATGAGCGTGAAGTTTGAATCGCCTTGTGTTTTAAGTGAAAATTCTCATGATTTGAAGCTAAAAGTGGTAtcacaaaaggaaacaaaatatttcaaaatactgTCCTCATCTGGCGCGGTATATGCATCTGGACAGACCACATGGAACCAAGAAACCTTTCTTGAAGAAAATCACATTTCATATAGACATGTTTCTCAGCGGTGTAAATCAATTGTCAGAAAGGATGAAATATACGAAGCATTATCTCGTTTTGGATTTCAGTATGATTCAGTATTCAAGCAGCTATGTGATTTGTTTTATTGTGAAGAACTGAAGGAAGCCATAACCACCATTAAGGTGAACGAACAAACCAGGGAAGAACTGCACAAGTATTTTATTCACCCAGTGATATTAGACTGCTTTCTGCAAATGACTGCTGTGATGACCACAAAAACCAGGAACAACTGTACAGGGTTTCCTTCCAACATAGGCAGCCTTGTAATTGTCCGACCTTTGGAAGAGGAAATGATGATATATCTGAAAACAAGTAAGTCTACTGAGAACTATGTAGAGTTTTGTGGATGCTTCACAGATAAACAAGGCTCTGTTTTGGTTGAGATTAAACGTGTTGGGATCACTCTTCTGAAGAGAACGTCCAATAGTGGTGGTGATTTCCTTTTTGAAAATCAGTGGGAAGAGGTAACCCCTTCCTGGATTATCCAAACCTCAGGAGATGTGCCCAGAGCTGCAGTGTTTGCTGACAAAACTGGTGTTTCTCAACagctaaaaaaatatttacataaaGATTCTAGGTTTTTGATGTATGAAGACTGGGAGCGATTACTGGTGCTAGGAAGCTCAAATTCAGCTGCTCAGGACAAAATTAGGCTAGATGTACAAGACTACAGTGATGTTTTGTTTATGTGGGGAATTCAAAGATTAAATGGAGAAAATCCTGAGAGTGTTGTTGCAAGCTTATCCAAATGTTGTGAAGCTTTCCGGCAACTTGTCATTGCATTGAGGGAGAAGAACAGTCGTGGTTCCATCAAGATAATTACGTATAGAGCAACAGGCAGGAATGTAGACCACATTAACCCTGGCTTGGCTTTGTATGGCATGGTAAGATCCTGCATTCTTGAAGCTACTGAAATCACATTTCAGATTATTGATATCGGTTCAACAAGTACAAGGGACATAGCAATTTTAGCAGATGTTTTAGTAGAATATGAAGCAGATAAATATGCTGAAGTCTGGATTAATCAGGGGAGAATTTACACTTCTGAAATTAGATGCACACAGGTTAATGATATGTCCTATAATGATCCTTCCCAGTCTCTTCAAGAGTCTGAGCTGTCAACTTTTTACACTTCTGAGCCTCATGAAGTAAGACATCTAATTGCCGAGCCAGCTGACCACATTGATATTTCTCTTGATAATCACAACGTTGAAGTGCAAGTTGAGAAAATATGTATCCATTCTGAAGACTATTATCCTGTTAGTGTTTCCAGCTGTAACTTTGGAAACACATTATACTGGAATTCACAGACCATTGATAAATACAAGTTCTTGGCTCTGGACTACAGTGGGACGGTGGTTGCAACAGGCAGTGATGTAAAAAAGATCAAAGTGGGAGATCATATTGTTTCATGCTACCCAGTGGCTGCATCTTCAAGAATCAGGATTCCAGAAGCAGTGTGTTTCAAAACCCAGAAATttccatgctttcaaactgtacCCTGTGTCTCCTTCTTCAGGATAGGATGGGAAATTTTGCACCAGATGTTACCAAAGATGAAACGGAATAGATGTTTAGGCATTATTTCTGATGAACCACAGTCGGTTTTGTGTAAAGTGCTTGCTTTGTCAGCTCGGGAATTGGGCTGGAACACCTTATGTACAGCACTTGACAGCAGCCTGGAAAAAAGAGTAGCTCAATGCAATGCCCTTGTCTTTCTGCCCTTCCTAGAAAGATTACCCAAAGATGTCTTAGTCCGTCTTTCACATCTTCAGGATGTTGTGGTAATCGATGGGAACCACCATTCTGAACACTTGCGAACTCTAATTGGAAGTGGTCATGAAAACTTTCAAATTCGTATTCTCAGTCTTGCAGCCATTTTTCAGAAATCATCGCTGAAACATTTCCACAAGCCTTTCAGTAACTGGTTGAAATCAATGCCACTCAGGCAATTCAAGGACTTGCCTTTTTCCGTTTTTCAGCAGACAGAAAACAGTGAGAGCATAGACACAATAACATCCTACTTTACCTGTAAGGCTGTCTCATTTGCTGTGCTGAAAAGCAATGGGCAGAACAGGCATATTTCTGACATACCAGTGCATGAAGCAAAGCGGAAGATGTTTAAGCAGAATGCTGTTTACATAGTCGCAGGAGGACTCACTGGGCTTGGCTATGAAACTGTTAGATTTATTGCTCAAAATGGAGGAGGATGCATCGCGATCCTTTCAAGGAGAAAGCCCAGCATTGAAAAGCAGAAGGAAATAAGTGATTTGCAGATTCAGAACAAGTGGAGCAATATCATCAGTCTGCAGTGCAATGTGACTTTTTGGCCTGAGGTTGAGAAAGCAATCAGTTCAATCAGCAAAATCTTTCCAAAGTGTCCAATCAAAGGTGTTTTCCACAGTGCTGTGGTTTTGCATGATGGGCGCATTGAAAATATGACCCTATCTAGCTTTGAGAAAGTTTTAAGCCCAAAGGTTGCTGGTGCCATCAATCTGCACCATGCCACTCAGGGACAGGCTCTTGattattttgtatgttattcatCTGTTGCTTCCTTTCTTGGAAGTTCATTGCAAGCAAACTATGCTGCTGCCAATTCCTTCCTGGACCTTTTCTGCCAATTCAGAAGAAACTCTGGACTGTCAGGACAATCCATCAACTGGGGTGCCTTGAATCTGGGACTACTAGAAGATCAAAATCAACTTCAAAAATTGGTGGAATCAAAGGGTATATCAATTCTACAAGTGGATGAGATCTATGAGAATCTTAAAACAAGCTTAACCCTGAACCACCCTCAGCAAGCTGTGGTGAAGCTGAACTTCAAAACAATGCTCAACCATTACTATCGTCAAATTCCAGCAATCAGAAGTCGCATGCATACTATTATGATAGAACAATTTGGCAGTCAGGCTGAGCTTTTTGAACAAGCCATGCCCAAGGATTTGGCTGCACTAAAATCTGAAGACTATATCATATCATTGGTGAGTCAGCTCACTAGTACAGATCCAAGTGACATTGAAGTGAATACACCCCTTTTGTCCCTTGGCATAGATTCCATGTTGGCCATGACTCTGCACAATCTAATTTATCTTGAACAAAAGGTTGATATACCACTTGTGAAAGTTCTTGATCCTCATAGCACAGTGTTTAGTTTAACGCTGCTTTTAGATGAATGTTCTAAGGAACCTGGGAAACCTGAGTGATTCCTGAGGGGGAAATGAACTGTGAGTTGAAACCTGAAATATCTTTTCCTAGCTTCAGTGTTGATTTTAtttgtgtcattttttaaaaatctaatttttCTATTAATAGTGACCCTCAACAAGAACCATAATTTGGATGAACTAAATAGATGTATCGGTAATTATATTATTAGTTAGTGCCAACTGCTATTTCACCACAGACACCGGTAATCATTCAAATCTGCTGACAGTTAAGCTTTTCATGTGAGGGATTATCTTTCCAGACACAGGCTGTGCTTTAAAACTCTGTCTCCAAGCATGTGTGGTttttgccctggagctttccctgcaaaattccactctttagcactcaatcggTGCACATGTCAATTCAGGCTTTCAGTGGGTTGAAGTTTGCTTTGATTGAGTGCTAAAATGCAGGTTTTCATAGGGAAAACTCCGCAGCAAAAAAATAAGGGCTGCTccgacatggagctttaaagtacGGTACTGTATGGAAAGAGCAGATGAACGGTTGATAATCCCAGAGGGTCCTGAAACAGCTTACTCTGAACCGTTTTGGGGGCATTCTTTGTTTgcccttcctaatgttttggCATGCTTAATACAAGTAAAGTGGTTTATGGGGATCACTCGCCCTTTATGAAAGCGTGCAGAGGCTGAGCTTGAGTTTGAACATTAAACGCAggattttaaaatgaatgtaaaatgtgtttctgatatattttttaatctaCAAGTCATTTGCCACATTAcagtatgttttgtatgtttatcTTCTCCCTTTTGAAAACGGATCAAGGAAATTCAAATAACCATTACATAAATAGCATTTTTCATTGTGATCTCTCAGTTTCCAAGGGAGATACAACATAGTGCTTTGCTTCTGCCTCTCCTGGGTCTTAAAAAAATTGGAATGAGCAGAGGGCTGTATTTGGAGTTCAGTCCTCACTGCCATTGGCTGCCTTCATTCCCAGGTCTGTATGCAATGTAATTAACATTACACTTTCTATatattttgcagactttggagGTTAATACCACATTAGTTAACTTTGCACATTGTGTTTAAAATTGTGAagtacatattttttttcagatTTTTAATGTGGAATACGTTTTTACCTACATTACTACTTTGTaattgcatattttatatttttatgctaTATAATGAAGTCATCTTGCTTTATTACTACTTTGCATCAAAAATAGCCATTATTACTCTTTgtgttcaaataaaataaattgtttttaatcaGTTAATAAAGGTGTACTTGTTTTTAATCAGGTGTACTTTTATGCAATTAAATGGAATGTTTATTCTTAATACAAAAAGAGGGGTGTGTTATTTCAGATTTTTGTTGAAGGGGGGACAAGACTCTCAGCATGTTTTAAAGATTCTTTGTAGGTATATTCAATATTACTTTAGTAAGAATTCTTGCATTACAAAATAGATTTCGTTTTTTTCATCTGATACATATAGATTCTTATACATGTGAGTGTACAAGGAAGAAATTTATGTTTAGTgcagaacagggatgggaaaactgCAACTCTTCAactattgctggactccaattcttATCTGTTCCAACCAGCAGGGTCAATGGTCAGGGCTAATGGGAGCTCAAGCCCAGCAATGCCAGGCTGGGGACCAGCTCCCCATCCTTGCTGCAGGACTTGTGAGCTTACCACGGCCCTAGTGGGGATTCTTTCTGCATCTCAGTCAGGGTACTGATTCCTGAGGGTAGCTCATCCACTGAAGCCTCTTAACATtgagtaaagtggtacctctacttacgaatgactcgacttacgaatgtttctacttacgaatggagctccgtccgccatcttggatgctgtttagataggattttttctacttacgaatttttagataggacttatgaattttttctcccaatgcattcctatgggatccgacttacaatttttttcgacttacaaatgtgcgttcggaacgcattaaatttgtaagtagaggtaccactgtatgtccaatGGACATTGTCCATTCCATTACAGGGGATTTGATAATGGTTTCTCCTTTATAATGGGTCCTCCTTTATAATGGAGAAAGGCAGCCTAGAAATGGAAGAAATCACATTGTGTCATTGATACAACGAATGTGGGTGGAATAAGGCCTATTTACCAAGGACAGAGTGCAGCAGGGCTTATTCTAAACTACCCCCCCAATAGTAGTTCCCCTTCCTCAAACCTTTAGTAAACAGAAGAAAAGGGGGTGGTTAAATGAAAATTATcagcaaaagaaaggaagaaatagacTGCAAGGCTGAGGAAATCAttggtggcaaggaaaaaataGGTACACAAAAGAAGAATTCATTGGATGCCAAGTTAcaggtttggggcaagttctCTTTGGTTCACTCATGTGCCCAACTGCACAAAAAATTATTTCAcactcttcctctttttctttttctacacaGCACAAAATGTGTCTATCTGCATATTAGAATAAACCATGCATAAGTGACAGTCCATAAGTTACAGAGCACAGATGACTTAATCATGGCCGGATCAATGTTTTCTAAGGCACGTTGCTGTAGATATCTAATTAAGGCCCAGCCAACCAGTCATTTCTAGTAAAATGGCTTGAAAACATGTAAACAATATGAATATACAGGTAAGCTGTTCTGATATGACTGACATTTTTTGTTCCACTGAGCATCGTAGGAGAGGTATGTTCCACTGAGCATCGTAGGAGAGCTATGTTAGTGAACATTGGCCTTATTAGTTAACTTTTACCGGTATGTGCACAGATGTTCACCCCTAAATGCCAGACACTGAATAAAAACAACAGAGGATGTGCAGTGCCTATGCACTCTGTTGTTGACGTTACCAGAGAGATCTGTGCAGCTGCATAATTTTTGTGGTAGTATGAATATTTGTAAGAGTGGAATGGGGGATAGAAGTTGTTTATCTTCTTTTTTGCTATAAGCCCTAATCTCATCACATATTGCTTtaattaatttcttaattttctgACACCCTGAGTAAAGAATTACTTTTAATTGTCAGTACTATTTGTAAACTGATagtgtaagggggtgggcttacagggagcaGTCATcccccatcaaatccagctcctCAAACGGCTCGGACAGCAGcggaagggaaggagaaaggaaggaggaagtgagatgAGCAGGCCAGGGCTCACACAGCATACAAGAGCCCTTCCTGCAGCATGTGATACCAGCGAGGAAGGAAGGGCCGCAGAAAGttccagcggggaaacagcagaggggcgtcctttcaaattcaccctggAACTGAGGCGATCAACGGCTCGCAAAccaagggggaggagatttggggtccccaaactactctgctgggggaggagccgaaaagcgccattgggagaatctgatagcactgagtagacatgttttcatgaagctcttgcattgTCCAAAGCTTTCACAATAAAAgcattaaagacaagatggtttggagtgtcgttgctcaagggtagccagcaaccgccCTGACAGATAGGTTTATTGTACTTGTGCAACCAAAAAGTCCCAAGTTCCCAGAAAAGTACTTTTATACAAAGCTAGTAAATGCATATTAATAATGGTGAATACAACAACAGAAACAATGAAAGGGGGGTGCACTGTGGCAGAGAAATGTGACAACAATTCTGCTGATGTGGCCAACAGAAAATATCTGTATACAAACCTGACACTTAGATTTCTGACAACAAGCGGAGACTGAAATGGAAACTATAGGTTTCTTTGTGCTGTTCCAAGAGACTGAGGCTATGTACACATCagtggcttagaatcatagaattatagagttgaaaggtctcttagggtcatctagtccaaccccctgcaacgcaggaatctcaactaaagcatccatgacagatggccaccaaaCCAAAAAAGTTTTCCCCGCCACTGTTGCATTTCAAGTCATGTTTGCATGTTTCTGTGCACACCAGAGACGGGGCAGAGATGTGCATTACCTGTTTGGTCTCCCCATCCCTGCAAACCCTACCCCATGCCACTTCTAATCATGAAGCTGTctcatctgcacatgcacaatgtTGGTTTCAAAtgcacacacctcagcttaactgcgAAGTGAATATGGTGTTTCAACTAGGTGGAAGCTGACCAAGCTACAAAAGtacctgggtggggtggggggaaggaggtggCCTGTGTGTTTTTCTGTGGTACGAATGgatgtttgtggggtggggggcagaatggATGAATAGGCTGGGACTCACAGGGaagagggtggggcagggagagggagggagaacaagcaggggcggaggaagggggtgtggtgggggcaggccaccctgggtgtcaccactgagggggtgacaaaatgtcagGCGGCATTCATCACGAGGCCTGCAACACACCCAAGCAACGCGTCATTCCTAGGAGTGACATAGTGCCTTGGGCGCCCGTAGGgtctgcgctgccccaaacagtccgcctgcCACCAtgccctcagctgtagggtggctgagtaggaggaggcaggcagactccctgGAGCTGCTGGCCCCACCCCCACAAGCTGCTGGTCCCGCCCCACGGGTGCAGGTCACGCGTGCTGCCCCAGTCACCTGAtcagcttcctccgccgctgagAGCAAGCATGAGGAGGGAAATAGAAATGGATAGCTGCTGACTGCTATGTGACTCCCACcaccaggggtgaaactaggctttatttcacccaggtcaaagacccagttggGCACACCCCATGCActtttatgtacacacacacaggctgggagcctcaaatGTGCCCCCTCTGGAGACTTCGCCCGGGGCAAGCAACCTGAATAATCCCCCCCCTGTAGTTACAGCTCTGCCTACCTCCACTTTCCCCCAAGGGCTGCAGCCCTCAACCCACAAAAAGTTGattacttattttaaaaacacacagggaCATGACTGGCAATTATACATTTAGCATTATATCTAGTTTGACACTGAGGAATGCTTTCGGTTGGTAAGGGGGCTGGTCAGGGTGGAGATGGCATATACAGACAACTGGCTCTCTTTCCTTAACATATATGAGTTGCAGCAACTGACCAGTAAAAACCAATCTCTGCCTATTACAATATGGGACACTTATAATTATGATAGTGTTACGCACTGTGCTAAAAAAGTAAGATTTATTTATCTTGCCTAGGATCTCATTATTCATTTGGTGGTCTGAGGCTGTTGCTTCTGCCGCAACAATCTTATCTTTCTAAATCCTATTCATGTTTCATTAGCTTCTGTGATCTCTGAATGTTGAAAGACAGTTTTACGGCAGTGTACAAAACCACGTGCTCTTTACTTGCCAATTAAGCATTATACCTGATCTGGTATAACCAGACAGCCTAGCCTGAATGCGTCTAGAAAATCTGAAGGACAACTAAGGAAGCCATCGGATTTTGTACAGAGAGTAAGGACTGGAGATTCGTTGACAATGTACTGTTACTGATACAGTAATTGATTCTTATAAAGAGCACATGGAACCTGGGAAATCCATGCCTAAGGTAGGTGTTATTGAAAGAGAGGAAGTATTTgctgcagaaacaaacaaaatggagatgtgcatttaaaaaaagcatgggCTTTATATATGTGTGCTTGTGTTTGTTGTATGGTATATCTTAAACATGTAAACAGAATGCTACAAGCTGTTCTCTATACTACTATTGTACATTATGTGTATGTCTTGCAAGCTTTCTGTTTATGTGAGTATCTGCTTAtaatgtttggtgtgtgtgtgtgtgtaatgtagaTTTAACAATCCAGTCTTTTCTACTTGGAAAAGATAACATTCTGTTCTGTAGCTATACAGTTACACTCTGATTAATTTGAACATGACTTTTATTgacaatattttggagaaaagGGCACCCAGGACCAGTTTGCTCCCATCACACATAGGTGGTGTATATATATCTAACGCATGCACATCAGAAGTTATCTGAAATCATAAAGTCGTTGAGCAGATAATATTTTACTTGTGTGTTGCTTGCTAACTACTTGTAGAAACTTACATAATATGCTTTATTTACACCTACAAAGTTATTCAGCTGCTTTTTTCAATGTGCCCAGGATGCTTTTATTGAAGATGGCTCAGTAACAGTTTTTCCATAATAAGATCTTCTTTTCGTTTTATAGGGAGGCATAACAATTGTTTCATAATTTCCATAAGGATattgggcatgatccagccaaactgagtactggcacctttttttttctttaacaaatgCACTGATCTTAATGCTATATGATATACTTAGGATAAAGATGCATATTTGCAGGCATATGTGTCCCAGAGAACATGAGTAGAGCAAGCGGAATTGCCCTTTAGCTGAAGCATGATACTGCAGGAATTTCAAAGCCTGGCGCCTTCAAAATTACATATTTATAGGTGCCAggggaaaacattcctcttcacccaggccttttGAACTGTGTGGGGCAAGAGCGCCAGCTCCTGGGGGCCAAGGAACTGTGGGTCCCCTGAACTGTTTTTTAAGGAGCCAGcccccccctcaatgttcagagggctcCCTCAATCCTCCGGAGAAGGTGAGGGGCAGGGGGATATTGCTGTGT is a window of Zootoca vivipara chromosome 12, rZooViv1.1, whole genome shotgun sequence DNA encoding:
- the LOC118091644 gene encoding uncharacterized protein LOC118091644 isoform X2, encoding MQFSWRFNAFDNRLFGINDVEAERMDPQQKLLLECTYRALEDAGVPRENISGSKTGVFVGMMNQDYRLMSGRNVTEASHYDGTGTAMSIAANRISYTFNLTGPSVAIDTACSSFNYALHFALHAIKQGDCEAALCGGVSCIMEPQVFVALSKAKMLSPEGVSKPFSIKADGYGRGEGCGVILLKSLKKAQEDFNKIWGVISMSAVNQNGRSVTPITRPSQEEQEKLLLSIYPDRVDPSVVQYIEAHGTGTPAGDPVEAESLSNVIGKNRSPNLPPLKIGSVKGNIGHTESAAGAASLIKVLLMMHHGKIVPSLHFSESTSSINTEKLNLSIPTTVEKWEESSDFGRVAGINCFGFGGTNAHVVVRQFKQTQVISPVRRPLELFVISAASGNSLKQAIEDTTRHISTSDSVTLPNLAYTSACRRSHINYKYRKAFVASSLQKLEQQLSPAAELETAPLKKPPELIFVFCGNGLGLKGIPEILLQSEPVFRDKCKEIERLFLEYLPTGILKSKENEYKDLSRPEVAQPLLFTLQVALVTLLRHWGIKPIAAVGHSVGEVAAAHCAGLISLKDAIKVIYHRSRLQAKVTGGRMLVVGNIPVAELSAALGEYSGKVCVAAFNSPLSCTLSGDEASVHAIQKDLAEHFSKRNIFLHVLNVPAAYHSQMMDPVLTEVVENLSELKKGKPEIDLISTATGKAVSDGDFVTGTYWARQLRDPVFFAEAITTAAKSRDDPVFVEIGPQSALKRYIIEALGTQAKVFPSLHLDKEYMTLLTLVKGLFELGVNPDWEHIYAGYQSVPAAYPRYQFDHKKLMSFLNVLQQPTQTKPNTNHLSIHNVSNDSSEFKYSISQTVTPYLYEHKLNGVALVPGAFFVELALSAVMASSGRKEPLSLSQMSVKFESPCVLSENSHDLKLKVVSQKETKYFKILSSSGAVYASGQTTWNQETFLEENHISYRHVSQRCKSIVRKDEIYEALSRFGFQYDSVFKQLCDLFYCEELKEAITTIKVNEQTREELHKYFIHPVILDCFLQMTAVMTTKTRNNCTGFPSNIGSLVIVRPLEEEMMIYLKTSKSTENYVEFCGCFTDKQGSVLVEIKRVGITLLKRTSNSGGDFLFENQWEEVTPSWIIQTSGDVPRAAVFADKTGVSQQLKKYLHKDSRFLMYEDWERLLVLGSSNSAAQDKIRLDVQDYSDVLFMWGIQRLNGENPESVVASLSKCCEAFRQLVIALREKNSRGSIKIITYRATGRNVDHINPGLALYGMVRSCILEATEITFQIIDIGSTSTRDIAILADVLVEYEADKYAEVWINQGRIYTSEIRCTQVNDMSYNDPSQSLQESELSTFYTSEPHEVRHLIAEPADHIDISLDNHNVEVQVEKICIHSEDYYPVSVSSCNFGNTLYWNSQTIDKYKFLALDYSGTVVATGSDVKKIKVGDHIVSCYPVAASSRIRIPEAVCFKTQKFPCFQTVPCVSFFRIGWEILHQMLPKMKRNRCLGIISDEPQSVLCKVLALSARELGWNTLCTALDSSLEKRVAQCNALVFLPFLERLPKDVLVRLSHLQDVVVIDGNHHSEHLRTLIGSGHENFQIRILSLAAIFQKSSLKHFHKPFSNWLKSMPLRQFKDLPFSVFQQTENSESIDTITSYFTCKAVSFAVLKSNGQNRHISDIPVHEAKRKMFKQNAVYIVAGGLTGLGYETVRFIAQNGGGCIAILSRRKPSIEKQKEISDLQIQNKWSNIISLQCNVTFWPEVEKAISSISKIFPKCPIKGVFHSAVVLHDGRIENMTLSSFEKVLSPKVAGAINLHHATQGQALDYFVCYSSVASFLGSSLQANYAAANSFLDLFCQFRRNSGLSGQSINWGALNLGLLEDQNQLQKLVESKGISILQVDEIYENLKTSLTLNHPQQAVVKLNFKTMLNHYYRQIPAIRSRMHTIMIEQFGSQAELFEQAMPKDLAALKSEDYIISLVSQLTSTDPSDIEVNTPLLSLGIDSMLAMTLHNLIYLEQKVDIPLVKVLDPHSTVFSLTLLLDECSKEPGKPE
- the LOC118091644 gene encoding phenolphthiocerol/phthiocerol polyketide synthase subunit C-like isoform X1 translates to METEDEIAIVGIGCNFPGGEGIDNFWRVLVEGRNCVIEIPPERFETKSWYDPDSHKPGKTNTRHAAFTDEFNAFDNRLFGINDVEAERMDPQQKLLLECTYRALEDAGVPRENISGSKTGVFVGMMNQDYRLMSGRNVTEASHYDGTGTAMSIAANRISYTFNLTGPSVAIDTACSSFNYALHFALHAIKQGDCEAALCGGVSCIMEPQVFVALSKAKMLSPEGVSKPFSIKADGYGRGEGCGVILLKSLKKAQEDFNKIWGVISMSAVNQNGRSVTPITRPSQEEQEKLLLSIYPDRVDPSVVQYIEAHGTGTPAGDPVEAESLSNVIGKNRSPNLPPLKIGSVKGNIGHTESAAGAASLIKVLLMMHHGKIVPSLHFSESTSSINTEKLNLSIPTTVEKWEESSDFGRVAGINCFGFGGTNAHVVVRQFKQTQVISPVRRPLELFVISAASGNSLKQAIEDTTRHISTSDSVTLPNLAYTSACRRSHINYKYRKAFVASSLQKLEQQLSPAAELETAPLKKPPELIFVFCGNGLGLKGIPEILLQSEPVFRDKCKEIERLFLEYLPTGILKSKENEYKDLSRPEVAQPLLFTLQVALVTLLRHWGIKPIAAVGHSVGEVAAAHCAGLISLKDAIKVIYHRSRLQAKVTGGRMLVVGNIPVAELSAALGEYSGKVCVAAFNSPLSCTLSGDEASVHAIQKDLAEHFSKRNIFLHVLNVPAAYHSQMMDPVLTEVVENLSELKKGKPEIDLISTATGKAVSDGDFVTGTYWARQLRDPVFFAEAITTAAKSRDDPVFVEIGPQSALKRYIIEALGTQAKVFPSLHLDKEYMTLLTLVKGLFELGVNPDWEHIYAGYQSVPAAYPRYQFDHKKLMSFLNVLQQPTQTKPNTNHLSIHNVSNDSSEFKYSISQTVTPYLYEHKLNGVALVPGAFFVELALSAVMASSGRKEPLSLSQMSVKFESPCVLSENSHDLKLKVVSQKETKYFKILSSSGAVYASGQTTWNQETFLEENHISYRHVSQRCKSIVRKDEIYEALSRFGFQYDSVFKQLCDLFYCEELKEAITTIKVNEQTREELHKYFIHPVILDCFLQMTAVMTTKTRNNCTGFPSNIGSLVIVRPLEEEMMIYLKTSKSTENYVEFCGCFTDKQGSVLVEIKRVGITLLKRTSNSGGDFLFENQWEEVTPSWIIQTSGDVPRAAVFADKTGVSQQLKKYLHKDSRFLMYEDWERLLVLGSSNSAAQDKIRLDVQDYSDVLFMWGIQRLNGENPESVVASLSKCCEAFRQLVIALREKNSRGSIKIITYRATGRNVDHINPGLALYGMVRSCILEATEITFQIIDIGSTSTRDIAILADVLVEYEADKYAEVWINQGRIYTSEIRCTQVNDMSYNDPSQSLQESELSTFYTSEPHEVRHLIAEPADHIDISLDNHNVEVQVEKICIHSEDYYPVSVSSCNFGNTLYWNSQTIDKYKFLALDYSGTVVATGSDVKKIKVGDHIVSCYPVAASSRIRIPEAVCFKTQKFPCFQTVPCVSFFRIGWEILHQMLPKMKRNRCLGIISDEPQSVLCKVLALSARELGWNTLCTALDSSLEKRVAQCNALVFLPFLERLPKDVLVRLSHLQDVVVIDGNHHSEHLRTLIGSGHENFQIRILSLAAIFQKSSLKHFHKPFSNWLKSMPLRQFKDLPFSVFQQTENSESIDTITSYFTCKAVSFAVLKSNGQNRHISDIPVHEAKRKMFKQNAVYIVAGGLTGLGYETVRFIAQNGGGCIAILSRRKPSIEKQKEISDLQIQNKWSNIISLQCNVTFWPEVEKAISSISKIFPKCPIKGVFHSAVVLHDGRIENMTLSSFEKVLSPKVAGAINLHHATQGQALDYFVCYSSVASFLGSSLQANYAAANSFLDLFCQFRRNSGLSGQSINWGALNLGLLEDQNQLQKLVESKGISILQVDEIYENLKTSLTLNHPQQAVVKLNFKTMLNHYYRQIPAIRSRMHTIMIEQFGSQAELFEQAMPKDLAALKSEDYIISLVSQLTSTDPSDIEVNTPLLSLGIDSMLAMTLHNLIYLEQKVDIPLVKVLDPHSTVFSLTLLLDECSKEPGKPE